The DNA window GAAGCTGCTGCTGGTGTGCTCATGAATGAAGGGCTGTGGTGGCATTTCTACGCATACTGGTGACTCCGAGCCACTGTCTGAGACACTTGTCTCCCCGTCGCTCATGTTGAGATCCACTGGGACGATGGCACTGCTGCGGCCGGGCCGAGTGCGGGGTGACTTGTGGACTGGAGCTTTCTCTGGGAGCTTCAATTCAGCCAGCAATGCATCCAAGGTGTGAGGTGAACTGCTAGCCGAGCGGAGGATGTTGTTTTGGCTCTCAGCGCTGCCGCACTGGAAAGAGCTGGATGTGTCACTGCTGTCGCTGGTAAGTCCTCGATGATTTCTGTATAGCTGGTACTAATTGGAAGGAAAATACAATTCATCAATATTCTAGGAGGGTTGATCTGCCCTTCTTCCCCCTTTTGCTGGGTCCCGTTTTGTGTGGCATCATACTAACCCAGGGTTATAGGTACCAGAATGAAAGCTGAAGTGGACTCCTGTGCTTTCAATGATTGTATAGAAAATAGCTTCCTTTGATTGATTGAGCATGGTTTAGTTCTTTGTATGTTCCTTTTCCTTTATCTATCAATTGCCCTCATTTCAGAGGCCACTTCTTGGGTTGGGAACCATTTGCTGTCCTCTTACTAAATTTGGGGTTGTGAAAACTGTATGTAgcttgccacctagtggttgttTTAGAAATTTACATCTGTGAGCACAGCTAAGCtatgccgtagatgtgggcgaaacatcaggagagaatgcttctggaacatggccatacagcctgaaaaacacacaacaaccatgtaaAAATTATTGGGCATATATGGGACttgaatggaaaaagtttaagaagccctgtatAGAAAATGACTATCCGCATGTGTTGATCGTTATTTGTTGTACAACAAGCAAGAAATACAAAATCAGATCAACACAAAGGCACAGGAGCCTTTtccagttttcagtctggcaaGCCCATGGTTAGAAGAACCCTATACTGTTCGCTGCTCGAGATggaaacctaataataataaataattggtgggatcacaaacctgcaaaagtattggaaaatgagcacacaaagatactgtgggacttccgaatccagactgacaaagttctggaacacaacacaccagacatcacagttgtggaaaagaaaaaggtttggatcattgatgtcgccatcccaggtgacagtcgcattggtgaaaaacaacaggaaaaactcagccgctgtcaggacctcaagattgaacttcaaagactctggcagaaaccagtacaggtggtcccggtggtgatcggtacattgggtgccgtgccaaaatatctcaaccggcatttggaaacaatagacattgacaaaattacgatgtgccaactgcaaaaggccaccctactgggatctgcacgcatcatccgaaaatgcatcacaagtcctagacacttgggaagtgttcgacttgtgattttgtgatatgaaatccagcatatctatcttgtttgctgtgtcataataaaataataatataattataagtataattataattttctttttataccacgtcccatctccccgagaggtcttggggcggcttacatggggccaagtccaggcaaaacagacaatataaaaacacagcaaaaaacaaataaatcaacaataaagcaaatcataaaacaaatgaggtcacataaaacaaacatgcttgataaaatcctgagtTTCTCCCTCTTATTCTGTGTACAGATCTTGCCACAATGGCAGataatgaacaggcccaatacagctgacattagaatacttctttctgtttaaaagcgtacggcactttatcactcatttccatgacacagcactttatgaaacctgtccccgctggtttgtttttaattctctgattttattgcttggattttaatgtatttattatttattttgtgaatcgttggaatgtttttggtcaaatgtcttatgttgttgttttcgggcttgtccctgttgtgagccaccccgagtcccttcggggagatggggcgggatataaaaataaagtttattattattattattattattattattattattattattattattattattattattattatctttgtttAATACtagccacaggtcagagtccttCAGCATTCTTCAAAGGAACATTGcacataaaattactttcaggctatgtgaatAAAAAgtatatggaaaataaaataaatttcatgtttacacTTGGTCCCATCTCTAAATATCTTAGTATGAACTAAGAACAAGAATGTGTTCCAAACACTGAAAGCTGCACCTCCAAGATATCCCAATATGTATACACAACTATTCCAATATATactgcaaatgtgtgtgtgtatccaaatATGGAACGCTTTTAGTCCAAAGTATTTCAgagaagagatactcaacctgtagtagCAAACAGAAACAAATAGAAATTACTATACAGAGGTTGATGCAAGATATTTCAATAATGGATTCTGGCACCAGATTGggtttggattagatggcccttagGGATCCCTTCTGACTGTATAATTATATGGTTCCATCTCATAACTGGAAAAGTAATTGTTAtattaatcaaagtgattaattcaAAATTCTGATACATATAAGAGCAAAGGAGTACTGAGGGTGTATctgcactgaagaatgaatgcattttgacactactttagctgacatggctcagtgctttggaatcctgggatttctagtttgatgagacacccattggcagagatggctaaagacaattcccaggactccatagcattgagccatggaaagtaaagtagtgtcagacttcattaattctatagtatagattaGCCCCAAATCACAAGCAATACATGCATATATGGGGAATCTTTGCTGAAAACAGATGAGCATCAGGAAGTACATAATAACAAATTGCAAAAactaaataccgtatatactcgggtataagctgacccgaatataagccgaggttcCTAATTTtttcacaagaaaactgggaaaacattgactcaagtataaaccgagcgtagtaaatttcagaaataaaaatagaaaccaataaaaatacattaatcgaggcatcggtaggttacatgtttgtgaatatttacataaagctcaaatttaaggtaaaactgtccaactctgatcaaatcattattctcgtcttctgcaatgtaaatgtgcttatgtatccttttaataataatagagtaaaataatacatgtaataataatatcagagtgaaataataaatgtattattaataataaaaatagagtaaaataaatgtaatacagtctcacttatccaacacttgcttatccaacgttctggattatccaatgcatttttgtagtcaatgttttcaatatatcgtgatattttggtgctaaattcataaatacagtaattactacatagcattaatgcgtattgaactactttttctgcctaatttgttgtctaacatgatgttttggtgcttcatttgtaaaatcataacctaatttgatctttaataggcttttccttaatgcctccttattatccaacatattcacttatccaacattctgccggcccgtttatgttggataagtgagactctattgtactaacaataataatagagtaaaataataaatgtaataataccaataaaaatagaggaaaataataaatgtaccatatatacttgagtataagccagccaggaccctcacttgagtataagccgaggggggctttttcagtcctaaaaaagggctgaaaaactaggcttatactcgaatatatacagtaaattaaatGAACAAGCTGAGTAATGTGCCAATGTCACCATATCAAGTAGTTTAAAACATGCATCCATGACAGACTGATATCAAATAAATGTAAAAAGACAACCCAAGAGAATAGGAGTCTTTTTGTCACAGCACTTGGGATCTGACACTTGAGACAGCCACCTCCGTTTGCCTCATTTTTCGGTGGactctctagagcaggggtccccaaactaaggcccgtgggccggatgcggccctccaaggtcattgacctggcccctgtcctaaacattagacttagggttgatgtaagtctacttggtctttggaggtctctttgcttacctatgatcttatgagatcatctagatggtctttgaaggtatctttgcttagctacggccttatgagaccatctagatggcttttggaggtcactttccatacctatggtcctatgagactgtctagatggtctttgagggtccctttccttatatatggtcttctgatggcctgatgaggtcatctagatggtctttgaggtcccttttcttatgtatggtcttctgatggcctgatgagatcatctagatggcctttgagggtccctttccttacctatggtcttatgagaccatctagatggtctttggaggtctctttgcttacctatggtcttatgagattgtctagattaggcgtcaccaaactaaggcccatgggtcattgacctggcctctgtcctaaactttagacgtaGGGttaacctaagtctgaaatgacgtgAAGGCaaacatcaacaacaatcctaattttggactatttcatcacaatccggcccccaaacagtctgagggaccgtgaactggccctccacttaaaaagtttgaggacccctgctctagagacatAGGTTATATATGTGTCATGACTGAAAGCTTTCACACTCTGTGGAGGACTGTACCAACCATTTTCTATAGAGTGTCAGATCATGCCAATAGGAGAAAGAGACTGGATGAAGTTGGTTGCAGGTGTGATGACTGGTGATGGAAGTCTTCCTTGCTCTTCTTGCCCAGGCTGCATCTGTTTATCAAGATTAAGAGAATCCGATTCTTAGAATTACATAGCCacacatctacatgaaactactgagtaaggtcatccggagttttggagtttggtgtcatctgtatgcagaggACACACAACTCTAGTACTCATTTCCACCCaaatccaaggaagctccccaGGTATTGGACCAGTGcgggctaacaaactgaagctaaatccagacaagacagaggtcctcctggtcagtcgtgaggacgatcagggtatagggtggcaacctgtgctcaatgagGCTACACTCTTTCTGAGGATAcaagtccacagtttgggggaccTCCTGAACTCAGTGCTGACAGTGGTTTGTACTGTTATTGTGTTattataagctgctctgagtcccctcggggagatagggtgggatacaaaaaagttgttgttgttgttgttgttgttgttgttgttattattattattgaaggttgggttgctgacctgaaggctgccaggttcgaatccaacccggggagatgagctccctctatcagctccagctctatgcggggacatgagagaagcctcccacaaggatggtaaaaatatccaggcatcccctgggcaacgtccttgcagacggccaattctctcacaccagatgcgacttgcagtttctcaagtcgctcctgacatgaaaaattattattattattattattattattattattttgagtcaGTCATTAGAATTAAAGAGCACATGCCTTTCAATCGGAGGTCCGAGGACTCTTTCTATACTGCAGTCATACCCTacgacatttcacagataaatatgtgcctatttatttatttacaacatttatacctcgcccttctcacccgaggggactcagggcggcttacaaaaattggcaaaatttaatgcccaaaatgcaatcataaaaacaaaacaatatacacaaatccattaaaaacattgttaaaacacattatacaaaccttaaaacgtatatataattaattcagttATATAAACATCAGAGTGTGACTACGAAAGGTAGAGTGAAAACTGAATAAATAACTACATTGACATTGTTTATCTGTGTTGTGTGGTATACACAGATGTTATACAAGACTCAAAactataaagtttcaaacaaTGTAGTTACTTGTCATGTTGCTATTTGATGACAAGTGAAGTTACATTTCGAAAGCTATGTTACATGGAGGACCAAAGTCAGTTTATTGGAGCTACAAAGTGACATCTTCTGGTTACTTTTCAATGTGATTTCTTAGGCACTTTAGAggaatttttgtttttttaaaaaattgttctctTTTTTAAATCAGATctaagggagcccctggtggcacaataggttaaacccttgtgccagtgggactgctgaccaaaaggttggcggtttaaatctgaggagcggggtgagctcccatctgtcagctctagctccccatgcggggacatgagagaagcctcccacagaatggtaaaacatcaaacatcggagcatcccctgggcaacatctttgcag is part of the Anolis carolinensis isolate JA03-04 unplaced genomic scaffold, rAnoCar3.1.pri scaffold_10, whole genome shotgun sequence genome and encodes:
- the fndc8 gene encoding fibronectin type III domain-containing protein 8, coding for MYQLYRNHRGLTSDSSDTSSSFQCGSAESQNNILRSASSSPHTLDALLAELKLPEKAPVHKSPRTRPGRSSAIVPVDLNMSDGETSVSDSGSESPVCVEMPPQPFIHEHTSSSFNAQVSWTGPQNRELVSFYELELQEARLDGQGKDIHWFCSRTEEHLENLIPDTKYLIRVRALNVAGTGKWSEPYTFSTMPPVAGMPLDPCPVIVTVRRSRKPQKKTIFVSAP